DNA from Flammeovirga agarivorans:
GCCAGCAGCGTGCGCAGATCGGCCATTTTATCGGCGAGCTGTTGCGGGACCGGCCGCTCCAGCCATTGACAGGAGCGGCAGCGGCCGGCGTCGTAGAGTGCGCAATGCATAATTGACCTTCAAAAATCCAGGGGCGGGGATTGTATCACCGTTATTGCAGGCGGAAAAAGCGACGGCAGTTCGCCGGCACGAACAGCAGCGTCAGAACCAGCAGATCCGGCAGTTTTTGCATCACCAGCGAGTGGAAAATCTCTCGTTTTGATTCCCCGGGAATGCTGAACAGCTCCGGATACCCGTAGCCCAGCGACGCC
Protein-coding regions in this window:
- a CDS encoding YbjO family protein, with product MGYGYPELFSIPGESKREIFHSLVMQKLPDLLVLTLLFVPANCRRFFRLQ